One segment of Streptomyces sp. NBC_00576 DNA contains the following:
- a CDS encoding HelD family protein, producing MTPPDPARIDPHPHSHPQALLRDSLGRERAHHDICRTALAAMIDGAREHVATGADVSASGADAEVLGYQLRSKAKELGELPDGPLFFGRLDFDSGGRGGEHSGASYHIGRLRISEHPTRPPLVVDWRAPVSRAFYQASARDPQGVAVRRRFGWAPGSTGDSADLTGLEDEHLDENPTEVGPGEHELAGGSDGLVAREIARPRVGPMRDIAATIQPEQDDLVRAGLGVSVCVQGAPGTGKTAVGLHRAAYLLYTHPQRVQRGGLLILGPNRTFLSYISEVLPALGETGVRQSTVRDEIAAHPVRGEDDERAAVVKHDARMAEVLRRALYARVVTEGYANALEVPDDSYRWRIPAAELARIVAGVRAEEPPYAVGRERVRTRVVSRIQREAERRAGPQPNAWVRRIERARTVGAYVEAVWPRVRPEEVVAELLGDAGALARAAEGVLAEEEQRAVCWARPPRSWKSARWSAADLVLLDEVAGLIEHPEGYGHVVIDEAQDLSPMECRAIARRVPYGSLTVLGDLAQGTTPWAARAWGPLLAHLGKPDAMVVPLTTGFRVPRTVVAFANRLLARLDVPVPPARSLRGDGELRVVEATDIAGEVVAAVRRALDGEGSVGVVAADGEVAGVREMLDAAGVAVSGGRVAVMPAKAVKGLEWDHVVVVEPAAIVEGEGATGRGLHRLYVVLTRAVSRLEIVHGRALPF from the coding sequence ATGACGCCGCCGGACCCTGCCCGCATCGATCCGCACCCCCACTCCCACCCCCAGGCCCTCCTCCGTGACTCCCTGGGCCGCGAACGCGCCCATCACGACATCTGCCGCACCGCCCTCGCCGCGATGATCGACGGCGCCCGGGAACACGTCGCCACCGGCGCGGACGTCTCCGCCTCCGGGGCCGACGCGGAAGTACTCGGGTACCAGCTGCGCAGCAAGGCGAAGGAACTGGGCGAACTGCCCGACGGGCCCCTGTTCTTCGGTCGGTTGGACTTCGACAGCGGTGGCCGGGGCGGCGAGCACAGCGGCGCGAGCTACCACATCGGGCGCCTGCGGATCAGCGAGCACCCGACCCGCCCGCCCCTCGTCGTGGACTGGCGCGCCCCCGTCTCCCGGGCCTTCTATCAGGCGAGCGCCCGCGACCCGCAGGGCGTGGCCGTACGACGCCGGTTCGGCTGGGCACCCGGCAGCACGGGCGACTCCGCCGACCTGACCGGCCTGGAGGACGAGCACCTGGATGAGAATCCGACGGAAGTGGGCCCGGGTGAACATGAGTTGGCGGGCGGCTCGGACGGCCTGGTCGCCCGCGAGATCGCTCGCCCCCGCGTCGGGCCCATGCGGGACATCGCCGCGACGATCCAGCCCGAACAGGACGACCTCGTACGGGCGGGCCTCGGCGTCTCCGTCTGTGTGCAGGGCGCCCCCGGCACCGGCAAGACGGCCGTCGGGCTGCACCGGGCCGCGTACCTCCTCTACACGCATCCCCAACGCGTCCAGCGCGGCGGCCTGTTGATCCTCGGCCCCAACCGCACGTTCCTCTCGTACATCTCCGAAGTCCTGCCCGCCCTCGGCGAGACGGGGGTACGGCAGTCGACGGTCAGGGACGAGATCGCGGCCCATCCGGTGCGCGGAGAGGACGACGAACGGGCCGCAGTCGTGAAGCACGACGCGCGGATGGCGGAGGTGCTGCGCCGGGCGCTGTACGCACGGGTGGTGACGGAGGGATACGCCAACGCCCTTGAGGTGCCGGACGATTCGTACCGCTGGCGGATCCCGGCGGCCGAGCTGGCGCGGATCGTGGCCGGCGTACGGGCCGAGGAACCGCCCTACGCCGTGGGGCGCGAGCGCGTACGGACGCGGGTCGTGAGCCGGATCCAGCGGGAGGCGGAACGGCGGGCGGGGCCGCAGCCGAACGCCTGGGTGCGGCGGATCGAGCGGGCGCGGACGGTCGGGGCGTACGTCGAGGCGGTGTGGCCGAGGGTGCGTCCGGAGGAGGTGGTGGCCGAACTCCTGGGAGACGCGGGGGCGTTGGCACGCGCCGCCGAGGGGGTGCTGGCGGAGGAGGAGCAGCGGGCGGTGTGCTGGGCGCGTCCGCCGAGGTCGTGGAAGTCGGCACGCTGGTCGGCCGCCGATCTGGTCCTCCTCGACGAGGTCGCCGGTCTGATCGAACACCCCGAGGGATACGGCCATGTCGTGATCGACGAGGCCCAGGACCTCTCCCCGATGGAGTGCCGGGCGATCGCGCGCCGGGTACCGTACGGCTCGCTGACAGTCCTGGGCGACCTGGCTCAGGGCACCACACCGTGGGCGGCACGGGCCTGGGGGCCCTTGTTGGCCCACCTGGGCAAACCGGACGCGATGGTGGTCCCGCTGACCACCGGGTTCCGGGTGCCGAGGACGGTGGTCGCCTTCGCCAACCGGCTGCTGGCCCGCCTGGACGTACCGGTGCCACCGGCCCGATCCCTGCGGGGTGATGGGGAGTTGAGGGTCGTGGAGGCGACCGACATCGCCGGTGAGGTGGTGGCCGCGGTGCGCCGGGCGCTGGACGGGGAGGGGTCGGTGGGGGTCGTGGCGGCGGACGGGGAGGTGGCCGGGGTGCGGGAGATGCTGGATGCGGCGGGGGTGGCGGTGAGCGGGGGGCGGGTCGCGGTGATGCCGGCGAAGGCTGTGAAGGGGCTGGAGTGGGACCACGTGGTCGTGGTGGAACCGGCGGCGATCGTGGAGGGTGAGGGGGCGACCGGGCGGGGGCTGCATCGGCTGTACGTGGTGCTGACGCGGGCGGTGTCACGGCTGGAGATCGTGCATGGGCGGGCGTTGCCGTTCTGA
- a CDS encoding GNAT family N-acetyltransferase, with protein MTSRADIDVRTVNEDGLREWTRALSTGFLRSPEVTDVELEARRGGFLPGRTLGAFDGERCVATFRSFPQELSVGAGATVPADAISNVTVSPTHRRRGILTRMMTQDLDAAKERGDVVATLIAAEYPIYGRYGFGPATWASQWSIDVPRAGLDPRWAGPADGGRIDLVDAADVRKLGPELHSRLARQQPGVVSRDERWWQVNTGMVRFGESWDEPFYAVYRSADGEVDGLVSYEADDKWDAKQPQDTADVNWLIAVTPAAERALWQYLCSIDWITKVKTGWRAPDDLLPFFLPNPRAARLVTHADWLWVRILDVVRALEARPYDGTVGGGSRGLVLEVVDAAGFAGGRYRLEVSAEGVGSCTPGVRDAVELTLDVRELAALWLGDESAVRLAALGRVREERAGAARVADALLRTSRRPWCPDIF; from the coding sequence ATGACCTCCCGTGCCGACATCGACGTGCGCACCGTCAACGAGGACGGACTCCGGGAGTGGACCAGGGCCCTGAGCACCGGGTTCCTCCGGTCGCCCGAAGTCACCGACGTGGAGCTGGAGGCGCGCCGCGGGGGGTTCCTGCCGGGGCGGACCCTCGGCGCCTTCGACGGTGAACGATGCGTGGCGACGTTCCGCTCGTTCCCGCAGGAACTGAGCGTGGGCGCCGGCGCAACCGTCCCCGCCGACGCGATCTCGAACGTCACCGTCTCGCCCACCCACCGCCGCCGAGGCATCCTCACCCGCATGATGACCCAGGACCTCGACGCCGCGAAGGAGCGCGGGGACGTCGTCGCCACGCTGATCGCCGCCGAGTACCCGATCTACGGGCGGTACGGCTTCGGGCCCGCCACCTGGGCCTCCCAGTGGTCGATCGACGTACCGCGCGCAGGCCTCGACCCCCGCTGGGCGGGCCCGGCGGACGGCGGCCGTATCGACCTTGTGGACGCGGCGGACGTACGGAAGCTGGGGCCCGAGCTGCACTCGCGGCTCGCGCGGCAGCAGCCGGGGGTCGTCAGCCGTGACGAGCGCTGGTGGCAGGTCAACACGGGGATGGTGCGGTTCGGGGAGTCCTGGGACGAGCCCTTCTACGCCGTCTACCGTTCGGCGGACGGCGAGGTCGACGGGCTTGTCTCCTACGAGGCCGACGACAAGTGGGACGCGAAGCAGCCGCAGGACACCGCCGACGTGAACTGGCTGATCGCCGTGACGCCGGCCGCCGAGCGTGCCCTGTGGCAGTACCTCTGCTCGATCGACTGGATCACGAAGGTCAAGACCGGCTGGCGCGCCCCGGACGACCTGCTCCCCTTCTTCCTGCCGAACCCGCGGGCCGCCAGGCTCGTCACACACGCGGACTGGCTGTGGGTGCGGATCCTGGATGTCGTACGGGCTCTGGAAGCGCGTCCGTACGACGGGACGGTTGGCGGCGGCAGCCGCGGTCTCGTCCTGGAGGTCGTCGACGCGGCCGGGTTCGCCGGGGGACGGTACCGGCTGGAGGTGTCCGCGGAGGGCGTCGGCTCCTGCACGCCCGGTGTCCGCGACGCCGTCGAACTCACGCTGGATGTACGGGAGTTGGCGGCGCTGTGGCTCGGTGACGAGTCGGCGGTGCGGTTGGCCGCGCTGGGACGGGTGCGGGAAGAACGAGCGGGCGCCGCCCGTGTGGCCGACGCCCTGCTGCGTACGTCCAGGCGGCCTTGGTGCCCGGACATCTTCTGA
- a CDS encoding TetR family transcriptional regulator: MAGTGLRELKKQQTYQNVSDIAIRLFLAKGFDAVSVAEVAAAAGISKPTLFRYFPAKEDLVLHRFADHEDEAARVVRAARADTGAGASPVDALRRHFLDGLSREDPVTGLNSAPEVLAFHRLLYGTPSLVARAYEYQQRSEAVLAVALGDTLAARLAAGQIIAVQRILAQENWRRIAAGQAVEAVREDAVAAAEGAFRQLKAGLPWLGSANAGDATG, from the coding sequence ATGGCAGGAACAGGGCTGCGTGAGCTCAAGAAGCAGCAGACGTACCAGAACGTGTCCGACATCGCGATCCGGCTCTTCCTCGCGAAGGGCTTCGACGCGGTCTCCGTCGCGGAGGTCGCTGCCGCGGCCGGGATCTCGAAGCCGACACTGTTCCGGTACTTCCCGGCCAAGGAGGACCTCGTCCTGCACCGCTTCGCGGATCACGAGGACGAGGCGGCACGGGTGGTACGGGCGGCCCGTGCCGATACGGGTGCGGGGGCGTCGCCGGTCGACGCGCTGCGCCGGCACTTCCTCGACGGACTGAGCCGCGAGGACCCGGTCACCGGGCTCAACAGCGCCCCCGAGGTGCTCGCCTTCCACCGTCTGCTCTACGGCACCCCGTCGCTGGTCGCGCGGGCGTACGAGTACCAGCAGCGCTCGGAGGCCGTACTCGCCGTCGCCCTCGGTGACACCCTCGCGGCCCGGCTCGCGGCCGGCCAGATCATCGCCGTACAGCGGATCCTCGCGCAGGAGAACTGGCGGCGGATCGCGGCGGGGCAGGCGGTGGAGGCGGTGCGGGAGGACGCGGTCGCGGCGGCGGAGGGGGCGTTTCGGCAGCTGAAGGCGGGGCTGCCGTGGCTCGGGTCGGCGAATGCGGGAGACGCAACCGGGTAA
- a CDS encoding HAD domain-containing protein, producing MPPLLFLDVDGPLIPFGGTAEQYPDGYPTYRPARRLRVPAAETNPLLPRIDPALGPRLAALGCELVWATTWMDEANECVAPWLGLPALPVVDWPEPDPDDLPGVPGVHWKTRPLVELAAGRAFVWLDDEVSDTDRRWVAEHHPGRALLHRVDPHHGLRDADFAAVEEWLQP from the coding sequence CTGCCTCCTCTCCTCTTCCTGGATGTCGATGGGCCGCTGATCCCGTTCGGCGGCACGGCGGAGCAGTATCCGGACGGCTATCCGACGTACCGGCCCGCCCGGCGGCTGCGCGTCCCGGCGGCGGAGACGAACCCTCTGCTTCCCCGGATCGACCCCGCCCTCGGGCCTCGACTGGCCGCGCTGGGCTGCGAGTTGGTGTGGGCCACGACCTGGATGGACGAGGCGAACGAGTGTGTCGCCCCGTGGCTGGGCCTGCCTGCCCTCCCGGTGGTGGACTGGCCGGAGCCGGATCCCGACGACCTGCCCGGCGTGCCCGGCGTGCACTGGAAGACCCGCCCGCTCGTCGAGCTGGCGGCCGGGCGGGCCTTCGTCTGGCTCGACGACGAGGTGTCCGACACCGACCGTCGCTGGGTGGCGGAACACCACCCGGGCCGGGCCCTGTTGCACCGGGTCGACCCTCACCACGGGCTGCGGGACGCGGACTTCGCGGCCGTCGAGGAGTGGCTCCAGCCGTAG
- a CDS encoding winged helix-turn-helix domain-containing protein yields MADALRSRIRTGELRPGQRMPTQARLAQEFGVERGAVREALRILHTERLLTNVSKGSPATVAPDPGPALTGPAAPPLPTTVALAPRIEAAFAAPHVRIGALCLTSVSLTLAIGEALRQIHAGRLNPASIDVRVLLPSRDIDLAFPAPVELADGSPAGASATGRLQRRWLTHRNAQGQVLRHNLLALRSTHGIDVRVSFRALPFTPPVKLYLLNKTEALFAYYTLKRREEEIDHERVEMYDAEGVRSMLFAFEQGAGLRDTTFVEQSHLWFNALWETISSELTLTD; encoded by the coding sequence GTGGCCGACGCCCTGCGCAGCCGGATCAGGACCGGTGAGCTGCGGCCAGGCCAGCGCATGCCCACTCAGGCCAGGCTGGCCCAGGAGTTCGGCGTCGAGCGAGGTGCCGTACGGGAGGCGCTGCGCATCCTGCACACCGAGCGTCTGCTGACCAACGTCAGCAAAGGCAGCCCGGCGACGGTCGCCCCCGATCCCGGACCGGCGCTGACCGGCCCCGCGGCTCCGCCGCTGCCCACCACCGTCGCCCTCGCGCCCCGTATCGAGGCGGCCTTCGCGGCGCCGCACGTCCGGATCGGCGCCCTGTGTCTGACGTCCGTGTCGCTCACCCTCGCCATCGGGGAGGCGCTGCGCCAGATTCATGCCGGACGGCTGAATCCAGCCAGTATCGACGTCCGGGTACTGCTGCCGAGCCGTGACATCGACCTCGCGTTCCCGGCGCCGGTGGAACTGGCGGACGGGTCGCCTGCCGGGGCTTCCGCCACCGGGCGGCTGCAGCGCCGCTGGCTGACCCACCGCAACGCCCAGGGGCAGGTGCTCCGGCACAACCTGCTGGCCCTGCGCAGCACGCACGGTATCGACGTGCGCGTCTCGTTCCGGGCCCTCCCGTTCACGCCACCGGTGAAGCTGTATCTGCTCAACAAGACGGAGGCGCTCTTCGCGTACTACACGCTGAAGAGGCGCGAGGAGGAGATCGACCACGAGCGGGTGGAGATGTACGACGCCGAGGGCGTCCGGTCGATGTTGTTCGCGTTCGAGCAGGGCGCCGGGCTGCGCGACACGACGTTCGTGGAGCAGTCGCACCTGTGGTTCAACGCACTGTGGGAGACGATCAGTTCGGAGCTGACGCTCACGGACTGA
- a CDS encoding HAD family hydrolase, whose protein sequence is MTSDTRQTGPAIAKTASEIQNENETVESLRQLIAPARVVLWDFDGPICRLFAGYSAELVAIRLVDWLEGRGLHGLLTARELESLDPHRVLRAVDRRHPGSDLVAELEERLTQEELRAVPKAMPTPYADILIQTWKAVGSRLAITTNNSPRVVRTYLTDRALTGCFAPHVYGRTQDLHLLKPDPHCLNRALNAMGAAPSAALMIGDTPSDYFAAREAGVPFLGYARHEEKEKKLRAAGAEAIVESLAPVLRAVRRQAGAAQA, encoded by the coding sequence GTGACTTCAGATACGAGGCAGACCGGGCCGGCCATCGCGAAGACCGCGAGCGAGATCCAGAACGAGAACGAGACGGTGGAGAGCCTGCGGCAACTGATCGCACCCGCACGAGTGGTCCTCTGGGACTTCGACGGGCCGATCTGCCGGCTGTTCGCGGGCTATTCGGCGGAGCTGGTGGCGATCCGACTGGTGGACTGGCTCGAAGGCCGGGGGCTGCACGGCCTGTTGACGGCGCGAGAACTGGAATCCCTGGATCCGCACCGGGTCCTGCGCGCCGTCGACCGCAGGCACCCCGGCAGCGACCTGGTGGCGGAGCTGGAGGAACGCCTTACCCAGGAGGAACTCAGGGCGGTGCCCAAGGCGATGCCCACGCCGTACGCCGACATCCTGATACAGACCTGGAAGGCGGTCGGATCCAGACTCGCGATCACCACCAACAACTCCCCGAGAGTGGTACGCACCTATCTCACGGACCGAGCCCTGACCGGGTGCTTCGCCCCGCATGTCTACGGCCGCACCCAGGACCTCCACCTCCTCAAGCCGGACCCCCACTGCCTCAACCGCGCGCTGAACGCGATGGGCGCGGCCCCTTCTGCGGCCCTCATGATCGGCGACACCCCCTCGGACTACTTCGCGGCACGAGAGGCCGGAGTGCCGTTCCTGGGCTACGCGCGTCACGAGGAGAAGGAGAAGAAGCTCAGAGCAGCGGGTGCGGAAGCGATTGTGGAGTCGTTGGCGCCGGTACTACGGGCGGTCCGCAGGCAGGCTGGGGCTGCTCAGGCCTGA
- a CDS encoding GntR family transcriptional regulator, protein MTGRRTPDGRGKEFWRLSEALRARLADGTYPLGSLLPPQRELAAEFTVSRDTVQRVLRELNNEGWIESRQGSGSRVVKVQQVQSSTRSGQEMTLGPLISEAFKRSEVTLDVYTLTAESMATHLQLQVEEIRAGRIKPERIALRALLPSESLDLPYLRAVNREDTPRLRERLHDIARRSTGSILKSLRELRAEKLVPTVELHIRHVEIAPTWKLYLINEVEALQGLYVPIKRPIVMDTGEEIPALDVLGLGAPLAHFVKDDDPTSQGSRFIQDAQRWFDAMWDHVAEEQSQDTAP, encoded by the coding sequence GTGACCGGACGACGGACGCCAGACGGCCGTGGCAAGGAGTTCTGGCGCCTCTCGGAGGCGCTGCGGGCTCGCCTGGCCGACGGAACCTATCCCCTGGGTTCCCTGCTGCCGCCGCAGCGCGAACTTGCGGCAGAGTTCACGGTCTCCCGGGACACGGTGCAGCGAGTGCTCAGGGAGCTGAACAACGAGGGCTGGATCGAGTCCCGGCAGGGCAGCGGCTCCAGGGTCGTCAAGGTGCAGCAGGTCCAGTCGTCGACGAGATCAGGGCAGGAGATGACGCTGGGGCCGCTGATCAGCGAAGCGTTCAAACGCTCCGAAGTCACTCTCGATGTCTACACGCTGACGGCTGAATCGATGGCCACGCACCTGCAGCTCCAGGTGGAAGAGATCCGGGCCGGCCGGATCAAGCCCGAACGCATTGCCCTGCGTGCGCTCCTGCCCTCCGAATCACTGGACCTTCCTTATCTGCGTGCGGTGAACCGGGAGGACACTCCCCGGCTTCGGGAGCGTCTGCACGACATCGCTCGGCGGTCCACGGGGTCGATCTTGAAGAGCCTGCGGGAACTGCGCGCCGAAAAGCTGGTGCCGACCGTCGAGCTCCACATCCGTCATGTAGAGATTGCCCCGACGTGGAAGCTGTATCTCATCAACGAGGTCGAAGCTCTTCAGGGCCTGTACGTGCCCATCAAGCGTCCGATCGTGATGGATACGGGTGAGGAGATCCCGGCGCTCGACGTCCTTGGCCTCGGAGCCCCGCTGGCGCACTTCGTCAAGGACGACGACCCGACGTCACAGGGGTCGCGCTTCATCCAGGACGCACAGCGCTGGTTCGACGCCATGTGGGACCACGTGGCGGAGGAGCAGTCACAGGACACAGCGCCGTAG
- a CDS encoding phosphotransferase has translation MGAPPVPRPLLRERVAVERPDPVSAFVLQASQTGMAASGHHNQNYVLPLTESAARAVRREAGTSVIVRVRRTDALPVVIRTWERESAILGAIQGILPHVPECLVAHRDFAIHSFVDGVPLSSVCADGKPVDGLVIRALAQLLARMSQVRREVLPPLPDSWPRNDDKDGQGFLRMLARCADRQIRQPNWAVYGGLFAALGVPEHALTGLAERVPAMARRPYSLLHADLHRDNVIVTYRGEPPLICVDWELATYGDPLHDLATHLVRMKYPDSQWDEVVGAWAEAMQATRPAAVNGLHRDLPHYVAFERAQSVFPDVMRAARSLEESFDQKSLDEATVAVCSALEAAAGPLGLTGVPSVAEIERVLSRWQASSSHESAGSRPVVGWEPDRRLSEHPDFPYPAVLSALIAEGAAPAGRVFKGTAHLNSVVRVPEADLPVVVRRKVADVCRREPSFLSEHAVLQAIEQSGVPVTAPRVLALGESYHKDSHHKDPFAIHTYVGPSDSDQPPSHPVGGLLPHEADQLVDQLCALRNVDYRPLDPAAAEPDFVFYTWLSRQLMDLVRSLPKGSQQLARLLGLPDATRLGQILSRHQVTPRALSLLHGDLNPWNLVRRHDAEPLTIIDWEMAMVGDPLYDLVRHMHLTPTRTEIRDRMFKRWERGLPATYTKDWERDWRVYRWIETVRSAYVDLDRLVTGESLDAPNVRRAVDSYAVTLAVATGSLGLPLRVTANPYLARALPYGDHGDGTKRVGFRAGG, from the coding sequence GTGGGCGCACCCCCTGTTCCCCGGCCGCTGCTACGGGAACGTGTCGCCGTCGAGCGGCCCGACCCTGTGTCGGCGTTCGTGCTGCAGGCCTCGCAAACAGGGATGGCGGCCAGCGGCCACCACAACCAGAACTACGTCCTCCCACTGACGGAATCCGCGGCGCGGGCAGTGCGCCGCGAAGCCGGTACGTCGGTGATCGTGCGGGTGAGACGAACCGACGCGTTGCCCGTGGTGATCAGAACCTGGGAGCGGGAGTCGGCGATTCTGGGTGCCATCCAAGGGATCCTGCCCCATGTGCCGGAGTGTCTGGTCGCGCACCGGGACTTCGCGATCCACAGCTTTGTGGACGGCGTACCGCTCTCCAGTGTCTGCGCGGACGGCAAGCCCGTCGACGGTCTGGTGATCAGGGCGCTGGCGCAGTTGCTCGCCCGGATGTCCCAGGTCCGCCGGGAGGTGCTGCCGCCGCTGCCGGACAGCTGGCCGCGCAATGACGACAAGGACGGCCAGGGTTTTCTGCGGATGCTGGCGCGTTGCGCGGACCGTCAGATTCGTCAGCCCAATTGGGCTGTCTACGGTGGGCTGTTCGCGGCCCTCGGTGTTCCCGAGCACGCTCTCACCGGACTGGCCGAACGGGTGCCCGCCATGGCCCGTCGCCCGTACAGCCTGCTCCACGCGGATCTCCACCGGGACAACGTGATCGTCACCTATCGTGGCGAGCCGCCGCTGATCTGCGTCGACTGGGAACTGGCCACGTACGGCGACCCCTTGCACGACCTCGCCACCCACCTCGTACGTATGAAGTACCCGGACTCCCAGTGGGACGAAGTGGTGGGTGCCTGGGCCGAAGCCATGCAGGCGACCAGGCCCGCAGCCGTCAACGGCCTCCACCGGGATCTGCCGCACTATGTCGCCTTCGAACGGGCGCAGTCCGTGTTCCCGGACGTCATGCGGGCGGCGAGGTCTCTGGAGGAATCGTTCGACCAGAAGAGTCTGGACGAGGCGACGGTCGCTGTGTGCAGTGCGCTGGAAGCGGCGGCCGGCCCGCTGGGGCTGACCGGTGTGCCGAGTGTCGCCGAGATCGAACGGGTCCTGTCCCGCTGGCAGGCGTCTTCGTCCCATGAGAGCGCGGGTTCCCGTCCGGTTGTCGGCTGGGAACCGGACCGGCGGCTCTCCGAGCACCCGGACTTCCCCTACCCCGCGGTGCTGTCCGCGCTGATCGCGGAGGGTGCGGCGCCTGCGGGCCGGGTCTTCAAGGGGACCGCCCACCTCAATTCCGTGGTGCGAGTCCCGGAGGCCGACCTCCCGGTCGTGGTGCGTCGCAAAGTGGCCGACGTCTGCCGGCGCGAGCCCAGTTTCCTGAGCGAGCACGCGGTGCTGCAGGCCATCGAGCAGTCCGGGGTCCCCGTGACAGCTCCCAGGGTGCTGGCCCTCGGCGAGAGCTACCACAAGGACAGCCACCACAAGGACCCCTTCGCCATCCACACGTACGTCGGTCCGAGCGACAGTGATCAGCCTCCGAGCCACCCCGTGGGCGGGCTGCTGCCGCACGAGGCCGACCAGCTCGTCGACCAGCTCTGCGCGCTCAGGAACGTGGACTACCGCCCCCTGGACCCGGCGGCAGCCGAGCCCGACTTCGTGTTCTACACCTGGCTGAGCCGTCAACTCATGGATCTGGTCCGCAGCTTGCCGAAGGGATCCCAGCAGCTGGCCCGGCTGCTGGGGCTGCCCGACGCCACCCGCCTGGGCCAGATCCTGTCCCGGCACCAGGTGACGCCCCGCGCGCTCTCGCTCCTGCACGGTGATCTGAACCCATGGAACCTCGTACGCCGCCACGACGCGGAGCCGTTGACCATCATCGACTGGGAGATGGCGATGGTCGGGGATCCGCTGTACGACCTGGTACGCCACATGCATCTCACACCCACCCGGACCGAGATCCGCGACCGCATGTTCAAGCGCTGGGAGCGCGGCCTGCCCGCCACCTACACCAAGGACTGGGAGCGGGACTGGCGGGTCTACCGCTGGATCGAGACCGTGCGCTCCGCCTACGTGGACCTCGACCGTCTGGTCACGGGCGAGAGTCTGGACGCGCCCAACGTCCGCAGGGCGGTGGATTCCTACGCGGTGACGCTGGCGGTGGCGACCGGCTCGCTCGGCCTTCCGCTGCGCGTGACGGCGAACCCGTACCTGGCGCGGGCGTTGCCTTATGGCGACCACGGCGATGGCACGAAACGGGTGGGCTTTCGCGCGGGGGGATGA
- a CDS encoding FadR/GntR family transcriptional regulator: protein MVVTQESVAVNGSRRQSPQEIAAALRDRIRTGDLQAGDRLPTQAELAEEFGVERGAVREALRILHTEKLLTNVSKGSPPRVADVTPPREGPQPTMVGLAPRLTEAFQAQHVHIDVVCHTAETLTVAVGEQIRLIHDDRMRPKSIDVRILMPSRKISLAFPISVDGGGDDDPVHKRWLEMRNAQGHVLRHNLQALRKSHGIDVHVTFRALPFTPPVKLYLLNGEEALIGYYLLTRREEEYESQTLEMFDVLGAESLLFSFENREGRQTSQRDTAFVEQSQKWFDALWETITTDLTLS, encoded by the coding sequence TTGGTTGTGACTCAGGAGAGCGTGGCAGTGAACGGCAGCAGAAGACAGTCGCCCCAGGAGATCGCCGCCGCCCTGCGTGACCGCATCCGCACCGGCGACCTGCAGGCTGGTGACCGCCTGCCCACTCAGGCCGAGTTGGCCGAGGAGTTCGGCGTCGAGCGAGGTGCCGTACGGGAGGCGCTGCGCATCCTGCACACCGAGAAGTTGCTGACCAACGTCAGCAAGGGCAGCCCGCCGCGCGTCGCCGACGTGACCCCGCCCAGGGAAGGGCCCCAGCCGACGATGGTGGGGCTGGCGCCGCGCCTGACGGAGGCGTTCCAGGCGCAGCATGTGCACATCGACGTCGTGTGCCATACGGCGGAGACCCTGACGGTGGCCGTCGGTGAGCAGATCCGGCTGATCCATGACGACCGTATGCGCCCGAAATCGATCGACGTCCGCATTCTGATGCCCTCGCGCAAGATCAGTCTGGCCTTTCCGATCTCCGTGGACGGTGGCGGTGACGACGACCCCGTCCACAAGCGCTGGCTGGAGATGCGCAACGCGCAGGGCCACGTGCTGCGCCACAACCTCCAGGCGCTGCGCAAGTCGCACGGCATCGACGTCCACGTCACCTTCCGGGCGCTGCCGTTCACGCCGCCGGTGAAGCTGTACCTGCTGAACGGGGAGGAAGCGCTGATCGGGTACTACCTGCTCACGCGCCGCGAGGAGGAGTACGAGAGCCAGACGCTGGAGATGTTCGACGTCCTGGGCGCCGAATCACTTCTCTTCTCCTTCGAGAACCGGGAAGGCCGGCAGACCAGTCAGCGGGACACCGCGTTCGTGGAGCAATCCCAGAAGTGGTTCGACGCCCTCTGGGAAACCATCACGACGGACCTGACACTCTCCTAG